TCTGTGTTATACATACCTGCGTAATCATATTCTTTAATGTGACAACGACAAAAGTTCTCAAGGTTTACTCGCACGACAAAATGCTTTACAAACTAACTCTGTCTTTTTGTATGATccttaaaaaatcaaattcaaattcaaaaaggtattattcatgtagaccttatcacaggcacttatgaagcgttcatacatttaacatgttcgacgaccgattggcgcagttggcagcgaccctgctttctgagtccaaagccgtgggttcgattcccacaactgtaaaatgtttgtgtgatgaacaagaatgtttttcagtgtctgggtgtttatatgtatattataagtatttatgtatgttattcataaaaatattcatcagtcaccttagtacccataacacaagctacgcttactttgggactagatggcgatgtgtgtactgtcgtagtatatttattatttattattatttatgttaacactaatgttaggtgaaaGTGATaaatgcattcgttaacttaaaactaaagctaggagggttccaaacgcgacctggcctaagagcccacaaaaaacttagccaggtattttttttgctatcaccatctcacagtcgaattcgctatgaagttagagcaattcatacccaagattttttattatacatgtaatccttaatacaggattttattaattcagtgcggatattttaatattgcatacatgaaccaaattaatgaacatatatattttttttaatgtcgtcTTTATTACTCAAGACAATGGGCTTTAACGGCatgtttgaatatgtctagtgaccttgactgtcgtatgcttgttgggagtgcattccacggTTTAGTTCAGCGATGGGGTAAACTTGGGGCATCGTGTAACACCCCCTTGTTACACGATGTCCCAAGTTTGACCCCATTGACTTGTATAAGATATGTACGGCCATGAAGTTACTAAACTGAACACGATGTAAGAATAAGGAATAACAAAAAAGTTCTCTAtagcttttttaataaataaatacactacgacaatacacacatcgccatctagccccaaagtatgcgtagcttgtgttatgggtactaagacgactgatgaatattttttataaatatttaataaattattatttaatatactctaaccaggttgctcttctaataatttaaaatgacattgtgagatggtgataacaaaaaaaaaaaaaacacccggctaagtttgttgtgggcttcttcttagaccaggacgcgtttggaaccctcgtagctttagttttaagtttacgaatgtggttatcgccatcatctcactaccgtgtggttcttatgtacgcatcaaaagtgccacctgtgggcctacttgaataaagatattttttgactttgactttgacttttgactttataaataatatacataaatacttagaatatacatataaacatccagccactgaaaaacattcatgctcatcacacaaacattttccagtagtgggaatcgaacccacagccttggactcagaaagcagggtcgctgaaaactgcgccaatcggccgtcaaaggatCAAATTTCAGAAACCAACTGTATCATTATGAGCTTTtcaagttattaaattttttggctATCTTCAGTACTTTGATTACAATTTGTGTAAattcacatgcaaaataaaaacacaagtaAAAGTTTACAACATAAAAAGTTTTAGTTGAACAGTCACATGTTAGTAAAAACGAACACTCACTCTTCATCTCACCGTCATCCAGGGGTTCTGGGAATGAAGAACAATCTAGTAATTGCGGTCGACTCCCCCTCACTTTCTCAGTAAACATAAGCGTGGTGGGCACCTCCGCAAATGGCACGGCTCCGTTAGCGAGCTCACAGCACAGAACGCCGAGCGAATACATGTCCGATTGTTCATTGTAGCCTTTGAGATTCTGGAAAACCAGAAAACGTTGTTTCGGATAGTGGACAACAATTTGCGATAACGCATGTtgatccctactaatattataaatgtgagtgtGTCTGTGGGAAAGGGCGAAAGGCTTCGTGcgcggacgcggttttttcgaatttttgtttaaattcacTGTGAATTCGTTTTGTGGAGGATTGGTGGTTTTTGTATAGTACATGTTGTAGTGTTGGTGTCGTTCTCATAGTTGATGGCTGTCTGTTTGGgtgatttcttttaaaatattattattgacgaccgattggcgcagtgggcagcgaccctgcttgctgagccaaggccgtgggttcgaatcccacactAGTATATACTGTACACACCGCAGCTAGCCGCCTATGTAGCCaagttcttcaaaatattatattgtaaattttaaacttttataataataataataataaatatacgacgacaatacacacatcccccCCAAGGTAAgcacagcttgtgttatgggtactaagatgactgatgaatattttttatgaataatatacataaatacttataatatataaacacccagacactgaaaaacattcatgttcatcacacaaatattgtctagttgtgggaatcgaacctacggccttggactcggaaagcagggtcgctgcccactgtgccaatcggccgtcaaaataaataatgtaatgtcaacatttatttatatagcaaattaagcttaattttcataataaatcatggaattcagcaaagtaacgcctgcttctatccaatatgtaggAATCAATATATCAATGATAATGACTATAAAGTTGTATTTATACCTGTGTGCTTTTGAAAATAATTGTGGCGGGTAAAGTCACCTGTTCCAGCAATTCCGGGCTCAGCCACATTAGGTTTGCGTTGTCGTGGTCGGGTGGTGGCAAGCTGTGGAGCTGTTTCTGCCGCCGACCCCGGACCATCATGGACGCCGCGCTCCGGAGGCCCGACAGGCGGACATTGCCGTTTGAGTCTAGCAGGACATGACTCGCGCGGACACTTCTGAAATCGATGCACATAAATCTGTTGAAAATTAACTCTCACATTCTTTTTGTGGGGAATTCCCATCAAAAGAGCCTGaagaagaataactttattgcacgtataacatacaggaaaagaaacagtaaggagtatacaatACACGatatagacatgcaaaggcggccttattgctgcaagcaatatcttacaggcaacctttgtagataggacttacagaaagagaacgggatagtgccaagagtgttgatagatatacataaataccaaaatgtaaagatacaaatacatatacaatttaaataaatatacgtaatatataaatataaaatatagactGGTTAAATGTTGACCGAATTTAGATTTGATCCTTACtaaatttatgattttaaacttaacttttaTAGGCAGCTGTTAATATCGACATATTATATGAACACAggtagatattaaaataattatacaaatttattgtaacaaaaaGTTGCGGAAAACtagttttaagtatacaattaaataaattgttatatagAGTTGTCTTATATTTTCaaactcaataaaataaaaacaactcaTATGAGATTCGAACCTATAGGCTTGGAAATCTCAATCAGACTTAGAAGTGAAACCGACATTACTAAGTATTTGGAATGCTGTTCCAGCTTACTTAAAGGTTTCCATATAgggacataatatatatatatatatgttagtaGGCACGGAGCACTGTGGGCTTAACCGACACATgctcaacctaaagctgcaggacacagatctatgcaGACTGCAAAGAGGATAATCTGTTCCTGCCCGTGTTGAATGCATAAACGCAGAATTCTTTTGGGCAATTATATAATGCAACCAGTAGATGCTacatttcttccagcaaggaaagtgctgctgttATTGGCAGCGACCAATGCTTGCTGAGgaatctagacagcggcgtcacaaaaGATCGCAACCGGTCGATGTGACATCAGggaggcgaacctgagccgcaagcagaagagaAGAATCCCTTTAACTGCCATATAAATGCGGTTCCAAACGAGTTTGTCCTGCAAACATATAGGCCTCCTTTCTAACCTTTTCCATTATTTTCTACCTTTGCATTCCTTTACGACAACAACCTTGCTACTTTATTAGTGTCATCGGACCATCTTTTCAGCTGCCTTCCTCTTTTTCAAGCCGTTAGACTTCTTGTCCATTTCTCTACTGGCTGTCTTAGCATGTGGCCTGTCCTTGCATTTCAATTCTCTAACTTACCTGTTGGCATCTTTAACTTCTGTTACCTTTCTTATGTAGGTTGCTCGCTTTTATCTCCTCTTTTATATCCTCGCATACTCATTTCTATGCCCCATTGGCAAGTTCTTAGTTTGTGTGTGATTTTCTGTCATAGACCACGTTTGGCAGCTATAAATTAAGAGTAGAGAAGAGTTTTTGTTTGTTGATATGAGTATCTTCAAACACTGATCTTTTACCCAAGATTTCTGCACCTGGGACGGATTGGTGCATACCAGGTGTGATGCCAGCCAagtattagtattattaaaaagtatatacctagtaatttttaaaaaaatatttcttaccgGTGAATATAAAACTGTCTGTGTAAATACTGCAAAGCCAGTAGCAAATCCCTCAAAATGATAGCGCAAGCCAACTCCGGCAGGCCCTCCTGGAAGTACCTGTCTAGGATGTCTCTACATGAGCCCAGGTTCATTAGTGGGGAGACCACATAAAGCTCTCTGCCGTGCACAAATGACGTGAGGTATGGCAGAATGTTGGGATGCTGGAGCTCCTTCCTTGTTAAGATATCTTGCTGTGAACAATATATTTAGTTATGTAAGAGATATGAtcatcatttgacggccgattggcgcagtgggcagcgaccctgcttactgggccgaggccgtgggtttcagtgtctgggtgtttatctatatgttataagtatttacgtatattattcatataataattcttagtacccataacacaagctatgcttactttgggtctagatggcgatgtatgtattgtcgtagtatatttatttatatttatcattattactgGCCAACTACAAGGCATGCTTCTCCTCtgaaaatgagaagggtataggcaATAGTCCACCATGTTGCCcgagtgtggattggtagatggtacacaccttttagaatgctatggagaactttcagacatgcagttttcctcgTAATGTTTTTCCTGCACCTGTACAGcaattaatagatattttaactGTGGTGGGTGCCAGGAAATAAACTTGGTCACCCAGAAAGGGAGccaaaccactaggctatagcTTTGCTTCcgctttttttgtttataatggtTGATTAAAACTTCTTTGTGAGACTAATTTTAGGCCTCACGAAATACAATCATATGGCATAATATCACAAGAAACTTATGTGGCTTCCTTGAAGGTATCTATTCCACTTCCTTTAATACCTTGAAAAATGCTTTAAATTCCTCAGCTTGTGTACATTTCAATGCTTTTAGcaattattctaaaaaaattaacttaagagTGGTGAAATTTTACTTTCAGAGTCCATTACTAAAAACACAGCAACACTGTGGAATACACTGCCTGGTGATTTTtaataactgtaaaaaaaaaatatttgtcattgATAATATGAAAATACTACATTTGTATGGGtagcctggaagaaatcactttTGAGATTGGATAACCTTTTGCACATGATATTTTTAGTTCTATCCATTGTTTGTTCTCCTTTATCAtacaataaagatgttttaataaaaatgataaaaaacacATCACATTCCTAACTCGGTGTTAcattagtaacatattaaatcaatggttaaCACTAAAAATCTCTTGACAGTAAACCTGTACTGTATTTTCAGAATTCAGCAAAACAAGAATgtaattataatgttataagttatgttattgttcacaaataaataaataaaataaataaaattagtagcAGTAATTATACCTTGGACTATGTGGTACATGCGGACTTAACCAGTTAGGTACAATTTTAGTTTTCCCGCCAGTCATCACGTTCCAAATTTAAGATTTTGTATGAGTGGTAATTACGAACGTATGAAGCTACAgaaacagatattttatttgcatacctGAATTAAGTTGGCCTTCTCCTTAGACTTGTCCACAAAATATCTTTTGATTGCTACATTTTCATTATACGGTTTGTAAACTGCAGAGTATACCACTGCAACGCCTCCACAACACTCCGCTATGATCGAAGTCAGCTGATACTCGTTTATATTTGGATGAAACATTGCACCAGACAACGagatataaaactataaaacggCGATATTTCTATCTACTTTCGACTGTAATAAGAGTCGAACTAGGAACacatgattataatttattgcttTACACTAAATAACTATTCAATTCCAACAAAAACAAAGAacgcaaataaaataacaaatagtgTTTTTGACTTTTGTTATTTAGGATTGACGTTTGAAACATACGTTCGGAAACATGTTACTGTTTCGTACcatatattttggatttgtttgttgtattttttaacTTCAATTCAATGAATTTGATGAATAAACGtgaataaaagtttaataaag
The genomic region above belongs to Pararge aegeria chromosome 11, ilParAegt1.1, whole genome shotgun sequence and contains:
- the LOC120627273 gene encoding STE20-related kinase adapter protein alpha isoform X1, with amino-acid sequence MFHPNINEYQLTSIIAECCGGVAVVYSAVYKPYNENVAIKRYFVDKSKEKANLIQQDILTRKELQHPNILPYLTSFVHGRELYVVSPLMNLGSCRDILDRYFQEGLPELACAIILRDLLLALQYLHRQFYIHRSVRASHVLLDSNGNVRLSGLRSAASMMVRGRRQKQLHSLPPPDHDNANLMWLSPELLEQNLKGYNEQSDMYSLGVLCCELANGAVPFAEVPTTLMFTEKVRGSRPQLLDCSSFPEPLDDGEMKSMYNTDSGVGDSAEGMSRLRAAYTARKLSDNFHHLSDQLLQRDPERRPSAAQILNHPFFKQIRKTDFLPSLIGRVKPIKPDPDDISALILQEKLSEMEIEKTTEWDF
- the LOC120627273 gene encoding STE20-related kinase adapter protein alpha isoform X2, giving the protein MFHPNINEYQLTSIIAECCGGVAVVYSAVYKPYNENVAIKRYFVDKSKEKANLIQQDILTRKELQHPNILPYLTSFVHGRELYVVSPLMNLGSCRDILDRYFQEGLPELACAIILRDLLLALQYLHRQFYIHRSVRASHVLLDSNGNVRLSGLRSAASMMVRGRRQKQLHSLPPPDHDNANLMWLSPELLEQNLKGYNEQSDMYSLGVLCCELANGAVPFAEVPTTLMFTEKVRGSRPQLLDCSSFPEPLDDGMYNTDSGVGDSAEGMSRLRAAYTARKLSDNFHHLSDQLLQRDPERRPSAAQILNHPFFKQIRKTDFLPSLIGRVKPIKPDPDDISALILQEKLSEMEIEKTTEWDF